The Salvelinus sp. IW2-2015 unplaced genomic scaffold, ASM291031v2 Un_scaffold2898, whole genome shotgun sequence genome includes a region encoding these proteins:
- the LOC139025586 gene encoding proteoglycan 4-like, which yields MGLSAGIRHRPAEQRDSPKRSTPQPPGREDRPNTEPEEQTPQDPPGQTTPPGPEHSPGHTGHHPEGAERGMTRTQTAPGEQTDSPEHPHIPGHSNSPKHNTPPGHTRATRAPITTPEARHETPKQHSADRRHTPEHNTSPKRDTSRGKPDKSAPRTTTRANTGPTPRRPNTCPQNHPTNIHPGQGNTAHGTTAPGTDRHGAPTNKHTNAAGASSKHRGAGNTSTDPATGSRTVPERKSRASPAVRDQPRKATNQRQAPGQQQSPRSKTQPRQEQHTSDPPGNTRRRQTTRTRHEAANTTQTPSAPKTQDAAAERPEKDRRDPRNADSTPQRGPQKSENDPRKEARETRDHHLFRTAALAHSHLPDTTPTDASSPILDHSRAHPTLPLFTHRCNTSISAWRRLHAFIILERRCSLPGSIASILLGNTAETPNRTRPHRKSDHRRRTTAGRGSPQDGRGPDPRRAAQDGGASGRSRHRNRDGTRLGRSSRNERTLRPARQHQGNKGTPRGG from the exons ATGGGTCTGAGCGCG GGCATACGACACCGGCCGGCCGAGCAGAGAGACAGCCCCAAGAGAAGCACACCACAACCCCCGGGAAGAGAGGACAGGCCGAACACAGAGCCCGAGGAGCAAACACCACAGGACCCACCGGGCCAGACAACACCCCCGGGGCCAGAACACAGCCCCGGACACACAGGCCACCACCCGGAGGGAGCCGAACGAGGCATGACCCGAACACAAACAGCCCCcggggagcagacagacagcccgGAACACCCACACATCCCCGGGCATAGCAACagtcccaaacacaacacacccccgGGCCACACAAGAGCCACGAGAGCACCAATCACAACCCCGGAGGCCAGACACGAAACCCCCAAACAACACTCCGCAGACCGCAGACACACCCCGGAACACAACACGAGCCCCAAACGAGACACATCCCGCGGAAAACCAGACAAGAGCGCACCGCGCACAACAACCAGAGCAAACACAGGCCCAACACCCCGACGGCCGAACACATGTCCCCAGAACCACCCAACGAACATCCACCCGGGCCAAGGAAACACAGCCCACGGGACAACAGCACCGGGAACAGACCGACATGGTGCACCGACGAACAAACACACGAACGCAGCCGGGGCCAGCAGCAAGCACCGAGGAGCAGGAAACACGAGCACAGACCCGGCAACGGGAAGCAGAACAGTGCCCGAACGAAAATCCAGAGCAAGCCCCGCAGTCCGAGACCAACCCCGGAAAGCGACAAACCAGAGACAAGCCCCCGGCCAACAACAGAGCCCGCGAAGCAAAACACAACCGCGCCAGGAGCAGCACACGAGTGACCCGCCGGGAAACACAAGACGAAGACAGACCACCCGGACCAGACACGAGGCCgctaacacaacacagacacccaGCGCACCGAAGACACAGGACGCCGcggcagagagaccagagaaagacagacGAGACCCCAGAAACGCAGACAGCACACCCCAGAGGGGACCACAGAAGAGCGAGAATGACCCGCGGAAGGAAGCAAGAGAGACCCGAG ATCATCACCTATTCCGTACAGCAGCCCTAGCACACAGCCACCTTCCAGACACCACCCCCACCGACGCCTCGTCGCCCATACTCGACCACTCCCGAGCCCACCCCACACTACCACTGTTCACTCACCGCTGCAACACATCTATCAGCGCCTGGCGCCGACTCCACGCG TTCATCATCTTGGAACGACGATGCTCGCTACCGGGGAGCATCGCCAGCATCCTCTTGGGGAACACCGCCGAGACTCCCAACAGGACTCGACCGCACCGTAAGAGCGACCACAGGAGGCGCACCACCGCCGGGAGGGGGAGCCCACAAGACGGGCGAGGACCAGACCCCCGAAGAGCCGCACAGGACGGTGGAGCCTCCGGCCGAAGTCGCCACAGGAACCGCGACGGGACACGCCTTGGGAGGTCATCGCGCAACGAGAGAACGCTTCGACCAGCGCGCCAGCACCAGGGAAACAAGGGAACGCCAAGGGGAGGGTGA